The Pseudodesulfovibrio sp. zrk46 genome contains a region encoding:
- a CDS encoding SufD family Fe-S cluster assembly protein, which translates to MKNVDLNDFQFEGLHQEAISDLTDLSQEDKDQLLMAGVVSDLGTRSASFLQMDQSSVHCKSMDENVEIMDIKDAMKKYDGLKEYMWTLVDKDKDEFTKSAHDNLHGGYFIRVKAGAKIKDPIQSCLMLKSENVGQNVHNIVIIEEGAEAHIITGCSVAHGTKAGAHLGISEFFVKKNASLTFTMVHNWGEDVAVRPRSSGIVEEGGKFLSNYVLLKPVKDLQMYPTIKMTGENSVARFNSVVVAPKGSHLDMGNRVIMDAPNTRCEIIARTIAAGGTIINRGHIGAYHIPSKGHLECQGLILGDGRIWAIPELDGTAEGVELSHEASVGKIAQDEIEYLMARGMDEEEATSTIVRGFLNTDIMGLPERLQKEIDKQIEELQASDAM; encoded by the coding sequence ATGAAAAATGTAGATCTTAACGATTTTCAGTTTGAGGGCCTTCATCAAGAGGCCATTTCCGATCTGACCGACCTTTCTCAAGAAGATAAAGATCAGCTGCTTATGGCTGGTGTTGTTTCTGATTTGGGAACTCGTTCTGCTTCGTTTCTTCAGATGGACCAGTCCAGTGTGCACTGCAAGTCAATGGATGAGAACGTAGAAATCATGGACATCAAGGATGCCATGAAGAAGTACGATGGTCTCAAAGAGTATATGTGGACTCTTGTAGACAAGGATAAAGATGAATTTACCAAGTCCGCCCATGACAATCTTCATGGCGGTTATTTTATCCGTGTAAAAGCTGGAGCAAAGATTAAGGATCCGATCCAGTCTTGCTTAATGCTTAAATCTGAAAATGTCGGGCAGAACGTCCATAACATTGTTATCATAGAAGAGGGCGCAGAAGCTCACATTATTACCGGTTGTTCTGTCGCTCATGGAACCAAAGCTGGTGCACATTTGGGGATATCTGAGTTCTTTGTCAAAAAGAATGCTTCCCTGACCTTCACTATGGTTCACAATTGGGGTGAAGACGTTGCTGTTCGTCCTCGTTCTTCTGGAATTGTCGAGGAGGGAGGAAAGTTCCTTTCTAATTATGTTTTGCTCAAGCCGGTTAAAGATCTTCAGATGTACCCGACCATTAAGATGACGGGTGAGAATTCTGTAGCTCGATTCAATTCCGTGGTTGTGGCGCCTAAAGGTTCTCATTTGGATATGGGCAATCGTGTGATCATGGATGCTCCGAATACTCGTTGTGAGATCATTGCTAGGACTATTGCAGCAGGCGGGACTATTATTAATCGCGGACATATCGGAGCGTATCATATTCCAAGTAAGGGGCATCTTGAGTGTCAGGGACTGATTCTTGGTGATGGGCGTATATGGGCTATTCCAGAATTGGATGGCACAGCAGAGGGTGTAGAGCTTTCTCATGAAGCGTCTGTCGGTAAGATTGCTCAGGATGAGATTGAATACCTTATGGCTCGTGGCATGGATGAAGAAGAAGCCACTTCCACAATTGTTCGTGGTTTTCTAAATACGGATATTATGGGATTGCCTGAGCGTTTGCAGAAAGAAATTGATAAGCAGATCGAAGAGCTTCAGGCGTCAGACGCTATGTAA
- a CDS encoding Smr/MutS family protein, with product MGKKKRIKNLGDLKSLSFNKKEKKKDAYTLPYEKKASHKLEEDRAQPDDEEIFMAAMHGVKNISGSGRQVSPKAKTAPAPLTIDPEERAKKDLQRFLRGDVEFELEYTDEYMYGYVRGLDIKTFQQLKAGALSVASHLDLHGMTSEQAHESLLFFIRESYMQGHRCVLVVTGRGVNSPGGQSILRRETESWLTRDPLKRAVLAFCTAQPKDGGAGAIYVLLRKQKKAEGKIIWDKMHTWEEV from the coding sequence ATGGGAAAAAAGAAACGCATCAAAAATCTCGGCGACCTCAAATCATTGTCGTTCAACAAAAAAGAAAAGAAAAAAGACGCCTACACTTTACCTTATGAAAAAAAGGCAAGTCATAAACTCGAAGAAGACCGTGCCCAACCTGACGACGAAGAAATATTCATGGCCGCTATGCATGGAGTAAAAAATATTAGCGGCAGTGGACGACAAGTGAGCCCTAAGGCCAAGACCGCCCCTGCACCCCTTACAATCGACCCAGAAGAACGTGCAAAAAAAGATCTACAACGCTTTCTTCGTGGCGATGTGGAATTTGAACTCGAATACACCGACGAATACATGTACGGCTATGTGCGGGGATTAGATATCAAGACCTTTCAGCAGCTCAAAGCAGGAGCTCTTAGTGTAGCCTCTCACCTTGATTTGCATGGCATGACATCTGAACAGGCTCACGAGAGCCTTCTATTCTTTATTCGGGAGAGCTATATGCAGGGACACCGCTGTGTACTGGTTGTAACAGGGCGAGGTGTCAACTCTCCTGGAGGACAATCCATTCTTCGCCGTGAAACAGAATCATGGTTGACTCGAGACCCTCTAAAACGGGCTGTCCTTGCTTTCTGTACCGCACAACCTAAAGATGGTGGTGCTGGTGCGATATATGTACTCTTAAGAAAACAAAAGAAGGCTGAAGGGAAGATTATTTGGGACAAAATGCACACATGGGAAGAAGTTTAA
- the sucD gene encoding succinate--CoA ligase subunit alpha, whose translation MLLNEHKSKVLFAKAGIPVPSGEAVYPGQENEFSPKFPLPWFLKSQVLTGGRGKAGGILRVDDKAQFANTAQKLFNLDIKGHSVPFIRVEPAADIQREFYLSLTVSRERKCILLTVGREGGVEIENLGTDNLLVQEIRLPGGLAPNQIRAAFFHLDLEKEYLAGFAALLKNLFNGMLANGMLMAEINPLVVTGDKEFIALDGKVEIDDNFADINTDMEEYYQREHATHEENIARDAGLSFVKLPGWVGLMVNGAGLAMATMDLLNFSKLPASNFLDLGGAADQERMQTALELLFGDDQVKAIFINLFGGILSCEKVALAMKGALGGKAPAKPIVARMSGKDAESGLEILKSLEVENLHIAADMKSAIDILDTLKPENAIILDFPEPKTKAAESYPASNGYTSHAKFSIDKNTPILVQGITGREGQLHTRLMKEYGANIVAGVTPFKGGQEILGVPVYNSIAEAKRTHDIEASIIFVPPRMAADAVLEAASNDIPWVICITEGITQHDMLTTFEQIQDSPTRVIGPNTPGIIVPGQTKIGILPTIPFIPGPVAVLSRSGTLTYEVAARLTNAGIGQSLSVGIGGDPFIGTSFVDMFEMIRNHDQTKAVVVLGEIGGQAEEDLAEYVVRTGFDKPVVSFIAGRTAPPGKRLGHAGAILEKGGGIEHKLETMRQAGFIVCPSLEVIAEETANALK comes from the coding sequence ATGCTGCTGAACGAACATAAAAGTAAGGTATTGTTTGCCAAGGCGGGCATTCCGGTCCCATCCGGTGAAGCCGTTTATCCAGGCCAGGAAAACGAATTCTCACCAAAGTTCCCTCTGCCTTGGTTTCTAAAATCCCAAGTCCTGACAGGTGGTCGTGGCAAGGCTGGCGGTATTCTACGCGTAGACGACAAAGCACAATTTGCTAACACAGCGCAAAAACTGTTCAACCTCGATATCAAAGGGCACTCAGTACCTTTCATTCGTGTTGAACCTGCCGCTGACATCCAACGCGAATTCTACCTTTCCCTGACTGTATCCCGTGAACGCAAGTGTATTCTGCTCACCGTAGGACGTGAAGGCGGTGTTGAAATCGAAAACCTTGGCACTGACAACCTTCTTGTTCAAGAAATACGTTTGCCTGGCGGCTTAGCTCCTAATCAAATTCGTGCAGCCTTCTTCCATCTAGACTTAGAAAAAGAGTACCTAGCCGGATTTGCTGCCCTTCTGAAAAATCTCTTCAATGGCATGCTGGCCAATGGCATGCTCATGGCAGAGATCAATCCGCTCGTTGTTACTGGTGACAAAGAGTTCATCGCTCTTGATGGCAAAGTAGAAATTGACGACAATTTTGCCGATATCAATACTGACATGGAAGAGTACTATCAACGTGAGCACGCCACCCATGAGGAAAATATTGCGCGCGATGCAGGACTTTCCTTTGTCAAACTCCCGGGTTGGGTAGGCCTCATGGTAAATGGAGCAGGGCTCGCCATGGCAACAATGGACCTCCTCAACTTCTCAAAACTCCCTGCAAGCAACTTCCTTGATCTTGGAGGTGCGGCAGACCAGGAACGAATGCAAACTGCTCTGGAACTGCTTTTTGGAGATGATCAGGTCAAAGCTATTTTCATTAATTTATTCGGTGGAATCCTCTCCTGTGAAAAAGTAGCTCTCGCTATGAAAGGAGCTTTGGGCGGCAAAGCCCCTGCCAAGCCCATTGTAGCACGTATGTCTGGTAAGGACGCAGAGTCTGGTTTGGAAATCCTTAAAAGTCTTGAGGTGGAAAATCTCCATATCGCCGCAGACATGAAATCAGCCATTGATATTCTCGACACCCTCAAACCTGAAAACGCAATAATTCTAGATTTCCCTGAACCTAAAACAAAGGCCGCAGAATCCTACCCGGCGTCAAATGGATACACATCTCACGCTAAATTCAGCATCGACAAAAATACGCCTATTCTTGTTCAAGGTATTACCGGCCGCGAAGGGCAACTCCACACTCGCCTAATGAAGGAGTACGGTGCAAACATTGTAGCAGGTGTCACTCCTTTCAAAGGAGGCCAGGAGATACTAGGGGTCCCAGTTTACAACTCCATAGCCGAAGCCAAACGCACCCATGATATCGAAGCATCCATCATTTTCGTTCCGCCCCGTATGGCTGCCGATGCTGTGCTAGAGGCTGCATCTAATGATATTCCATGGGTAATCTGCATTACCGAAGGCATAACTCAACACGATATGCTGACAACCTTCGAACAGATTCAAGACTCCCCTACCCGGGTAATCGGCCCCAACACACCAGGTATCATTGTTCCTGGCCAGACCAAGATCGGTATTTTACCTACTATTCCGTTTATCCCAGGTCCCGTGGCCGTTCTCTCTCGCAGTGGCACTCTCACCTACGAAGTCGCAGCCCGGTTAACAAATGCAGGCATCGGCCAGTCCTTAAGTGTAGGAATTGGTGGAGATCCTTTCATTGGAACAAGCTTCGTTGATATGTTTGAAATGATCCGCAATCACGATCAAACTAAAGCAGTTGTAGTGCTTGGAGAAATCGGCGGACAAGCCGAAGAAGATTTGGCGGAATATGTTGTTCGTACCGGCTTCGATAAGCCTGTTGTATCGTTTATCGCGGGCCGAACAGCCCCTCCAGGCAAACGCCTTGGACATGCAGGTGCTATATTAGAGAAAGGAGGCGGCATCGAACACAAACTAGAAACCATGCGACAGGCAGGATTCATCGTCTGTCCGAGCCTCGAAGTTATTGCAGAAGAAACTGCCAACGCTCTCAAATAA
- a CDS encoding TetR/AcrR family transcriptional regulator: MSKKDMILVAAQELFARYGYAGTTMKMVAQHAEVASGLVFHYFDSKENLFMVAGSELIDTMIIVLRDKIAQSTNGCDALGLFVKAYLDFTIENEKTFPTIIRCSPFSDDNPDLDRQKIGAKFKELIDMVEEILERGINDGSIVELPVTQTAFMVYANIVGAVRTRFLTPYEIPGLYDEACDFIMRSVCTPKGFTL, translated from the coding sequence ATGTCGAAAAAGGATATGATACTGGTCGCAGCTCAGGAGTTGTTTGCCCGATATGGGTATGCAGGAACAACCATGAAGATGGTTGCTCAGCATGCTGAAGTGGCGTCAGGGCTAGTATTTCATTATTTCGACAGCAAAGAAAACTTGTTTATGGTGGCAGGAAGCGAACTGATCGATACAATGATCATTGTATTGCGTGATAAAATTGCACAGTCTACTAATGGGTGTGATGCCTTGGGTCTTTTCGTTAAGGCTTATTTAGATTTTACTATTGAGAATGAGAAGACTTTCCCTACTATTATCCGATGCTCACCATTTAGCGATGATAATCCTGATCTTGATCGTCAGAAGATAGGGGCAAAATTTAAGGAACTCATCGATATGGTCGAAGAGATTCTTGAACGTGGCATAAATGATGGTTCTATTGTTGAGCTACCGGTTACTCAGACTGCATTTATGGTCTATGCAAATATTGTTGGTGCAGTTCGAACTCGGTTTCTGACGCCATATGAAATTCCTGGTCTTTATGACGAGGCGTGTGATTTTATCATGCGTAGCGTCTGTACGCCTAAGGGCTTTACTCTTTAA
- the ilvN gene encoding acetolactate synthase small subunit — MCKQTVIELTVNNHPGVMSHICGLFARRAYNVEGIACMPVNGGSTSKIWLLVKVEERLDQMIKQVDKLEDVLGVERHDSGHDVFGTMAQYVQ, encoded by the coding sequence ATGTGTAAGCAGACAGTCATTGAATTAACTGTGAATAACCATCCTGGGGTCATGTCTCATATTTGTGGCTTATTTGCTCGTCGAGCATACAATGTCGAAGGGATTGCATGCATGCCTGTGAATGGCGGCTCTACAAGTAAGATTTGGTTGTTGGTAAAGGTTGAAGAACGATTAGATCAGATGATTAAGCAGGTTGATAAACTCGAAGATGTGCTTGGCGTCGAGCGACATGACAGTGGACATGATGTATTTGGAACCATGGCTCAATATGTTCAATAA
- a CDS encoding ABC transporter ATP-binding protein, translated as MLTIEDLHVNIGDKEVLKGINLQINEGETFILFGPNGSGKTSLLMSLMGFSGYEVTKGRILFKGEDITYAPMYERARLGVGMSFQRPPTIHGLRTRHLVQRCARKGNVNPELLAETVNMTEFLDRDINAGFSGGEIKRSELLQLMAQQPDLVLFDEPESGVDMENMQLVGKVARDVLDGNFNIAPDLSLKERKEQTKTAGLIITHTGYILDYVNADRGQVLYKGHLCCEGRPRDILDHIREHGYQECVRCMN; from the coding sequence ATGCTGACCATAGAAGACTTGCATGTCAACATTGGTGATAAAGAGGTTCTGAAAGGAATCAATCTCCAGATAAACGAAGGGGAGACCTTTATCCTGTTCGGCCCTAATGGCTCGGGCAAGACCTCCCTGCTTATGTCCCTGATGGGCTTCTCCGGTTATGAAGTCACCAAGGGAAGGATTCTGTTCAAGGGTGAGGATATTACCTACGCTCCTATGTATGAGCGGGCCCGTTTGGGTGTTGGCATGTCTTTCCAGCGGCCGCCAACTATTCACGGGTTACGCACTCGTCATTTGGTACAGCGTTGCGCTCGTAAGGGAAATGTGAATCCCGAGTTGCTGGCAGAAACCGTGAATATGACTGAGTTCTTGGATCGAGACATCAATGCAGGTTTCTCTGGTGGTGAGATTAAGCGTTCAGAATTGTTGCAGCTCATGGCTCAGCAGCCTGATTTAGTGCTTTTTGATGAGCCAGAATCTGGCGTAGACATGGAGAATATGCAGCTTGTCGGCAAAGTTGCTCGTGATGTTTTGGATGGCAATTTTAACATTGCTCCGGACCTTAGTCTTAAAGAACGCAAGGAACAGACCAAGACTGCAGGCCTGATCATTACTCATACGGGGTATATTCTTGATTACGTCAACGCTGACCGTGGCCAGGTCCTCTACAAGGGCCATCTTTGCTGTGAAGGTCGTCCTCGTGACATTCTCGACCATATCCGCGAGCACGGCTATCAGGAATGCGTGCGTTGCATGAACTAG
- a CDS encoding flagellin — translation MALTDVEKNFIVNYSQQLLQQDLLTNQLFGASRVGQDLRSMVLGEAVKAKTFTNPFEQAISGSLRADADSTRQAGRNVGEAASMMGVAKNAMADIVDSLEAMEKIIEDIEAGDLDASSSVVQADYNALKDKITGTISSTDFNGIYMLDSSQWGTDQISAGGQVYIQSSTNGGFNISFHAVDAGSSSVNWSDLSGAALDGSLATQKSYVDNLKSFSSTVEDMYESKTDTLESQKIQLEGQAQLLDQAVQYRMPSSPDYSLEKLLADLIARNTGGVIDTNG, via the coding sequence ATGGCTCTTACCGATGTGGAAAAGAATTTCATAGTGAATTATTCCCAGCAGCTTCTTCAGCAAGATTTATTAACAAATCAGTTGTTTGGAGCATCTCGAGTCGGGCAAGATTTGCGGAGCATGGTGCTCGGCGAAGCTGTGAAAGCTAAGACGTTTACCAATCCGTTTGAGCAGGCAATCTCAGGTTCTCTTCGTGCTGATGCAGATTCAACACGTCAGGCAGGTCGTAATGTCGGTGAAGCCGCTTCAATGATGGGTGTAGCCAAGAATGCTATGGCTGATATTGTAGATTCTCTGGAAGCTATGGAAAAGATTATCGAAGATATAGAAGCTGGAGATTTAGACGCATCTAGCAGTGTCGTCCAAGCCGATTATAATGCCCTTAAAGATAAGATTACCGGTACGATAAGCTCCACTGATTTCAATGGAATTTATATGCTGGATAGTTCTCAATGGGGAACCGACCAAATTTCAGCTGGTGGGCAAGTGTACATCCAGTCTAGTACGAATGGAGGTTTCAATATTTCTTTTCATGCCGTTGACGCAGGGAGCTCCTCGGTCAATTGGTCTGATCTTAGTGGGGCAGCGTTAGATGGTTCGTTGGCGACCCAAAAGAGCTATGTTGACAATCTGAAGTCGTTTTCTTCCACTGTTGAAGATATGTATGAGAGTAAGACCGACACTTTGGAGTCTCAGAAAATTCAGCTTGAAGGGCAGGCGCAATTATTAGATCAAGCTGTTCAGTACAGGATGCCATCTAGTCCTGATTACTCTTTGGAAAAGTTGCTGGCTGATCTCATTGCCCGAAATACTGGCGGAGTTATCGATACTAACGGATAG
- a CDS encoding metal-dependent hydrolase — MPGYKGHLTGGFFFAVMGLIGSVMLGWLALNPLIALGLIGFCLLGAMFPDVDTDSKGQNLFYVVFAAVDLGLIFQKQYIWAAWLGFFAMLPAIGSHRGWTHTWWAMLLVPVPILAVPAVTMSVEFAKDFVPFYVAFATGYFSHLLLDGEFA, encoded by the coding sequence ATGCCTGGATATAAAGGTCATTTGACCGGCGGTTTTTTCTTTGCCGTAATGGGACTTATTGGTTCGGTTATGCTTGGTTGGTTGGCTCTAAATCCACTAATCGCTTTGGGTTTAATAGGATTTTGCCTTCTTGGAGCAATGTTTCCTGATGTTGACACAGATTCTAAAGGGCAGAATCTATTCTATGTTGTTTTCGCAGCCGTTGATCTGGGGTTGATCTTTCAAAAACAATATATTTGGGCTGCTTGGCTTGGATTCTTTGCCATGTTGCCCGCAATTGGATCACATCGTGGTTGGACACATACATGGTGGGCCATGTTGCTGGTGCCTGTCCCAATTTTGGCAGTTCCAGCCGTTACAATGAGTGTAGAGTTTGCAAAGGATTTTGTTCCCTTTTATGTAGCATTTGCTACAGGTTATTTTTCGCATCTACTTCTTGATGGGGAGTTTGCTTGA
- a CDS encoding chemotaxis protein CheW translates to MTDEALKDINQFLTFTLGKEIFALDIGTVREVLELTSITKIPRTPEFMRGVINLRGHAVPVVDMRMKLGMSKGEDTVDTCIIIVEIEFDGEFTVMGALVDSVREVFEMTPDTIEPAPKMGAAINAEYIKGMGRQNEQFIIIIDINKIFSADELAMAKEMAGLGGGAEQAPAEEALAATPA, encoded by the coding sequence ATGACTGATGAAGCCCTGAAAGATATCAACCAGTTTTTGACGTTTACGCTTGGCAAGGAAATCTTCGCCTTGGATATCGGCACTGTTAGGGAAGTTTTGGAACTTACTTCCATTACTAAGATCCCTCGTACGCCGGAATTTATGCGTGGTGTTATCAACTTGCGTGGTCATGCTGTGCCGGTAGTAGATATGCGGATGAAACTGGGTATGTCGAAGGGCGAAGACACTGTTGATACTTGTATTATAATTGTAGAAATAGAGTTCGACGGTGAATTTACTGTAATGGGCGCGTTGGTTGATTCTGTGCGTGAAGTGTTTGAGATGACACCTGATACCATTGAGCCTGCACCGAAGATGGGTGCGGCTATCAATGCTGAATACATCAAGGGCATGGGACGTCAGAATGAACAGTTCATCATCATTATTGATATTAATAAAATCTTCTCTGCTGACGAGCTTGCTATGGCTAAAGAAATGGCAGGCCTTGGCGGTGGAGCAGAGCAGGCTCCCGCAGAAGAAGCTCTTGCAGCAACTCCTGCGTAA
- a CDS encoding glycosyltransferase, with protein sequence MRILNIDGHYFVKPFRKMGHDVLTIGPRSNSDIVLSKAISLRGLLRILEKHNFHPDLVVWSDICKPPSVLGFEALPAITVGYSIDQYCNPWHAPYRAAFDLMLVAQKDYLPMFEDKQLHNKYEWAPLFCNPHKDKNLNQERDIPSSFVGTVEGSINKARRSFLNAFKKGHPLIITQGNYVPIYNRSQIVLNQSAVGELNFRIFEAMACGAVVLTEDTNNGLHDLFTNGKNILLYPRGNPMAAATIAKTALSSPDELNAIACRGRREVMAYHSSTVRAKYILSKVHELANSGPTWRLQNQSIIRKYMANTCNMLAVDEALPLTEDHREFYIQVGKQMQAASI encoded by the coding sequence ATGCGAATACTCAACATTGACGGACATTACTTCGTAAAGCCATTCCGCAAAATGGGGCATGATGTGCTGACCATTGGTCCACGCAGCAATAGCGATATCGTGCTTAGCAAGGCCATTTCTCTAAGAGGATTATTGAGAATTCTCGAAAAGCACAACTTTCACCCCGACCTGGTTGTTTGGAGTGACATATGCAAACCCCCATCAGTACTTGGCTTTGAGGCTCTTCCTGCAATCACAGTTGGTTATTCAATCGATCAATACTGCAACCCATGGCATGCTCCTTATAGAGCAGCTTTCGACCTGATGTTGGTGGCCCAAAAAGACTACCTCCCCATGTTCGAAGATAAGCAATTGCACAATAAATATGAATGGGCTCCCCTCTTTTGTAATCCCCACAAAGATAAGAACTTGAATCAGGAACGAGACATCCCTTCAAGCTTTGTAGGAACGGTTGAAGGCTCAATCAACAAGGCACGAAGATCATTTCTGAATGCCTTCAAAAAAGGACATCCATTAATAATTACACAAGGCAATTATGTGCCGATTTACAACCGCTCCCAAATAGTTTTGAACCAAAGCGCCGTTGGAGAGTTGAATTTTCGTATCTTTGAAGCCATGGCCTGCGGTGCAGTAGTGCTCACAGAAGACACAAATAATGGACTACACGACCTTTTCACAAACGGTAAGAACATCCTCCTCTACCCAAGAGGCAACCCCATGGCGGCCGCAACAATCGCTAAAACAGCCCTGTCGAGCCCTGATGAATTGAATGCAATAGCCTGCCGTGGCCGTAGAGAGGTAATGGCATACCATTCATCTACAGTCCGGGCGAAGTACATTTTGAGTAAAGTACATGAATTGGCTAACTCCGGGCCAACATGGAGGCTGCAGAACCAATCTATCATACGAAAATATATGGCTAATACATGCAACATGCTTGCAGTAGACGAAGCCCTGCCTCTAACCGAGGACCATCGTGAATTTTACATTCAAGTTGGCAAGCAAATGCAGGCCGCTTCGATATAA
- a CDS encoding glycosyltransferase family 4 protein: MKVLLLDLGKIIRGGQRQVFYLARRLAQTPGFEPLVVIPRKALLRSNLEEEGIPYTTLPFASDFNPLTIFRFMRIVATFQPAIVHTNDAKGASLAALTKKCLGEFKLVHSRRVSYPLKPGWSRNKYLLGDATVAVSQEIQEVLEKCGVPTTKTSTVHSGINADLYSTDKHEHQKLTIGAVGALSTQKGFEVLIESLRELKKHSELPDWQCLIAGDGPLLQELKDKADQLGLADSILFLGYKDSREVLPEIDILAVPSVDGEGSNAVIKEGWASATPVITSDLPSNLELVTHEQDGLVFRNRNASELANCLARVATDGKLAQSLVRKGANTVQRFTDKTMADKYMALYRNLTV; encoded by the coding sequence TTGAAAGTACTGCTTCTTGATTTAGGTAAAATTATCCGTGGAGGCCAACGACAGGTATTCTACCTGGCCCGCCGCCTTGCCCAAACACCAGGCTTTGAGCCACTGGTAGTCATACCAAGAAAAGCCCTTCTCCGTTCCAACTTGGAGGAGGAGGGAATACCATATACGACACTCCCATTTGCAAGTGATTTCAATCCATTGACGATCTTTCGTTTCATGCGCATTGTAGCTACATTTCAGCCAGCAATCGTGCATACCAACGACGCAAAAGGAGCTTCCCTAGCAGCACTAACCAAAAAATGTCTTGGCGAATTCAAGCTCGTTCATAGTCGCCGCGTTTCCTATCCCCTCAAACCCGGATGGAGCCGCAACAAATATCTTCTGGGTGATGCGACGGTAGCTGTTAGTCAAGAAATTCAAGAAGTACTGGAAAAATGTGGCGTGCCCACAACAAAGACTAGCACGGTACATAGTGGTATTAATGCAGATCTTTATTCTACGGATAAACACGAACATCAAAAACTAACTATTGGCGCAGTTGGCGCCCTGAGTACACAAAAAGGCTTTGAAGTTCTCATCGAATCACTTAGGGAACTGAAGAAACACTCAGAACTACCTGACTGGCAATGTCTCATTGCTGGAGATGGCCCTCTTCTTCAAGAACTCAAAGATAAGGCTGACCAACTAGGCTTAGCGGACTCTATTTTATTTCTTGGCTATAAAGACAGTCGAGAAGTTCTGCCAGAAATAGACATTCTGGCCGTACCTTCAGTAGATGGAGAAGGCTCAAACGCCGTGATCAAGGAAGGATGGGCCTCCGCAACACCTGTGATCACATCTGATCTTCCTTCCAATTTAGAACTGGTAACTCACGAACAGGACGGTCTTGTTTTCCGCAATCGCAATGCTAGCGAATTAGCAAACTGCCTTGCGCGTGTTGCCACCGATGGGAAACTAGCCCAATCCCTTGTTCGCAAAGGTGCAAACACAGTGCAACGATTCACAGACAAGACAATGGCCGACAAATACATGGCACTGTATCGGAATTTAACTGTATAA